The Methanobacteriaceae archaeon genomic interval ATAATACTGTGATCATTTAAATCTCTCTTTTTTAAAATTAATCTTAATATTTTTTCTTATTGTTAAATCTAGAAATTGTTATTTTAGTATTAGTTTTAATTCCATTATTCTAATTTTAATTCTAATATTCTAAAATTACAAAATTTAAATAAAATCTAATAATTTCAATCAAGAGTATATTGTAATAGAAATTGAATGTAATATAAAATTTATTGTTTCATTCATTTGATTTTCTAGATTATTAACTATTTTATTGAGTTTATAAAAAATAATTAACTTTTAACGGAATGCATCAAATTTTTTAGGCCTTATCAGAGATTTAGCCCCATCTACTACATTCCTAAGATTATTAAAATTATTATATCCTTTTATAATAACAACAGGTATTCCTTCATCGGCCTGGCCCATTATTAAAGATGCTGAAGCAGCTAATTCATCTGCTACTGCTATTTGAGTGGTTTGAAGTTCCCGACCATATAAATCAATTTCACCCTGACGATTCCAGAGCGAATTTATTCCAGAAACACCTATAGCAACCCCAACCGCGCCTTCTCTGAAAGGCCTACCCTGGGTGTCTGAAATAATTACTGCGAGATCCTTTTGAGTACTATTCTCAAGATTATTTCTCAATTGCAATGCGCTTTTATCAGGATTAATGGGTATAGGAGTGGCTTTTCCTTCATCCACATTGGATTCATCAATTCCGGCATTGGCACAAATAAAACTATGTTTAGTCTCAGATACGATGAAATCAGGCCCTACTCTAATAATTTCATTGGATTCTTGAATTATTGCTTCAACTAGTTTTGGATCTTTACCTGTTTTTTCAGCCAGCTCCATAGCTTTGGTACTTGGAACAATGGATTCTAAATCAATAAAATTCCCTTCAGCCTTAGAGATTAATGTTTCAGCAACTACCAGAATATCACCATCATTCAGAGTTATTCCCTGCAGGTTAGTGGATTTAAGAATTAACTCTTGCAAATTATCTCCCTCATTTACCAGAGGAATTTCAGTAAGGCCTATTAATTGGATTTGCATTGAAACACCGTTAAAAAGTATTTTATTATAATTATTGTATTTTACTTTCCCATCAATTAAATAAAGCAATATTTTAGAGGAATTAGTTAAATTGAACTTAATTCCCATTTATTCCCTAAAAAGGCCGCTGCAGAAGTTACCGGATTAGTGAATTCTTCAAATTTGCCTTTATTCATGATGAATTCTGAGGCTTCTTGAGAGTTAGATGCTTCAAATTCGACTTTATTGGGTTTAATGTGTTCATAAGTAGATATGTAACATGATTCTCCCTCAGGAACTTTCTCAACAATCAAATTTTCGTGAGTAACAATACCAATATAAGCTTCGCCAGATTTAGTAACTGCTCCAGCGATTCTTGGAGTATTGAAGTCGTCTTTTTCATAGTCCATAGTCATTAAAGATAATGCCAGAGCATCTCTAATATTCATTCCTACAGAAATCTTATCTGCAATTACATCAGTATGAGATCCATTAGAAACAACAGCAATATCATCAACTATTTTTATACAATTATATGCTATGTAAGGATTTACAAAAACATCCTTTTCATGTCCTTCTTTAGGAATGATGGCCACCCTATCTTCAAAGGATTTGGCCATTCTATTTGGAAAAGATCTGCTTGAAACCCTATATGCTACATAAGACCCATTATCATTATTTCCGACGGATAAAATTCTACCAAGATACATTTTTTCACCAATTACTCTACTTAAATTGTAAAAACATTATGCAAATTAAAGTAAACTTAATTAAATAAATTTTAATTTTTAATAAATATCTGAATTGAATTATTTTAGAAGATCATATATTACTAGGAGATTTAACCGCCTCGTTCACAGACATGCCTGGAGGCGTAGTAATGATAATCATCTTATTTTTAGGCTTTATAATGATCTCCCCCTCATCAATTACACGAGTATGTACTGCAATAGAGCTATCTTTAATTAAATTGGACACATTAACCCCATTTACAGTTACTGTTTCTAATCCAGCCACAGGTATAAGATAATAGTCGGAAGGACCCATACTTTCTGTTTGCTGAGGTTTACCTGATGAAGAAGTATCTGCTGCTTGAAAACTGCTAGTAACTATTACAAATATCAATATAGTAAAAAGAATGTCAATGAAAGGCACCATATTGAAGCGAGGATTATTTCCTTTAAGCTTTTTTCGGTACTTATCAACGTCTATTGCCATTTGAACCCCTTTTAATGATTATAAAATACATTAGTTTTTTTGAATATTTAATTAAGTTATTAATTAACTTTTATTCATCAAAATTTATTTTTGTAGTTCACTTTTTTATTATTACTATTGTTTTAATTTACTTTCCACGATTTCAGCACTAGCATTGCATTTTTCTAAAATGATATTGTTGATACTTTTCTCCAGCATACTTGGTTTAAAAGCAAGCCATATATTAGATTCAGGTTCATTTATTTCCTTGACATTTACAATACCTTCAGAATCCCGGAGAGCATCCACTGCACAAGGAATATCAGTATCTACCATTAATCTCACAGTAGCATATCCCCAATTAGTCATTTTCTTTGCCAATTCAATTTTATCCATCTCTTTTTCAATTAGGCCAGTTATATAAGAATAAAGAGGCAATAATGTTATGGCTACGGCTAAACCAGCAATAGTTGTAATTAATGATATGTAAATTCCTTCAGCCATGCCTGAAGAGTTTCCACCAATACCCATAGCTTTAAAAGTGTACCATATACCAATTACCGTACCAATAAGGCCTAAAAGAGGAGCAATCTCGATCATGGTCCTCAGCATGCTTAAACCCTTAGTCATTACACTCATTTCAACGATGAAAACCCTTTCCATCGCATCTTCAACTTCAGATTTATTTCTATATCCTATTTTTAGAGCTTCAGAAATTATTCTAGAAACTGGATTTTGATAGTGGCCAATAGATTTTAGAGCTTCCAGTGATCCGCCGCGCTCCATCGCATCATTGACCGTGTTAATAATCTGAGGTGTACTTGCTTTAGAAATTTTTCTTAAATAGTGAATCTTTTCAAGAGATGTAATAAGACCATAAATTCCAATTATAGCAATAATATAAGTTATTATTCCCCCATTTTTGAACATTTCTAAAATGGTGCCAAAAGTACTGGTAAAGAAGTCGAATATCATAATATCTCCTTTAATGAGTTAATTTATTCATTATCAGTTATTCTTATTGATTTTAATTTTTAAGATAATCCGGTTAATATCTAATAATTCATTAAATAATCTTCTTAATATCTCAAAAAATATTAAAGATAAATTAATTAATTTTATAATGATTTCAGATAAAGTTCATTTTTTAGATTTATTTAATATTTTAGATAGATGATGCTATAATAAATTAGTATTTAAAAATAGTGTTTTTATGGTTGATTTAAAAAGTTTTATAAATATTTAATTTTGGTTTTTAATAGTTGAAAATACATTAAACTAGTTTTAAAAAGCTAATATTTAATTATTTACTATAATTTATCCGATATGAACTATTTTTTGTTTTTAAGTTTTTCTACAGTGGCCCATGATTTTCTAACAAAATCTGGAAGCTCATCATACTCAAATTTCTGTAAAAAAGCCTTTGTTCTTGGATCACTAGGATATCCAGAACCCATACCCCCCATTTTTTTGTATTGTCGGTTTAATTTTTCAATTTCAATATCTCTTTCGACTTTAGCCACAATGGATGCCGCAGCCACAGGAATATATTTATCATCAGCCCCGTGCTCTGACATGACATCCATTTCATCACCTACAACTTCCTTAATTTGACGGGTAAGTCTTGCCGGATCAACATCTACAGAATCAATAATAACCGAATCGGCTTGGGCCATGTTAATAATTTTCATCATGGCAATTTTTTCAATTTCATTTAAATTGACATCCTTGGCCCGTAAATTATCTATATCCTGAGCAGTTATTTTCACAACATGACAATCAGCCATCTTCCTTATTTTACGGGCTAAAACATTTCTTCGGGAAGGAGTTAGTTTTTTAGAATCTTTTATTCCCATTCTCTCCAAAATAGCTATCTTTTCTTGAGGTATAACTGCCCCACATACAACTAAAGGGCCTAACACAGGACCCCTTCCCGCTTCATCGATTCCTAAAATCTTCATTTTTTTCATCTGCTTTTGATAATAATTCTAGAATATATCTGGATTATTGATTGAATACTTAATTATACATTATAAATATAATACTAATTCTTTAAGCTTATTATAATTTAATAAGTCTACTTAATAAACAGTTGAATAAATAAAATTTCTGAAATATTAATTAATATTAAATATAATATTTCGGAAGATAAATAAGTTAAAAAAATATTTGAAATGAATTAATTAAATTTTTCTTAAATTTATTTTATTAAAAATTAAAAAAAAGTTAAAAATAGATTAAATCTATTTCATTGCTTTTAATCTGACTTCAGGCTCTAAAGCACGAGGTTCAGCAGCCACAATAGCCGCTCCTTTGGCCACTACAGTCATAGGGTCATTGGAAATTTCTACTGGAATTCCTACTTCTTCAAATATTCGTTCTTTAAGACCTTTTAATTGAGATGTTCCTCCAACAACAACTGTTTTGTTGTATACTCCGGAAATTAACTCAGGAGATAACCTTTCCAGAACAGCAGCCAATGCTTCCACAATTTTCACTACAATTGGCTCCGCAGCATTAGCAACCATGGTTGAATCAACTTCTATCTCTTTAGGCTTGTTAGTCTTCATGCACTTACCAATTAAGCTGGTTGTTTCTATTTCTAGATCTGCGTTTGAATGAACCATTCCAACCTTAATTTTAGCTTTTTCAGCTTCGTGAATGCCTATTTCAACTTCATATTTCTGTTTAACTTGGTCTACGATGTTATCATCCACATCGTCCCCACCCCAGCGAATGGTTTCTATATCAGTTATTCCACCCAAAGATATAACAACCAAGTCACTGGATCCAGCACCAATATCAATTACCATGGTTCCTGCAGCTTCAGCGATAGGTAAACCGGCGCCTATGGCTGCAGAAAGGCCTTCACTAATTACAAGAACATAACTGGCCCCGGCTTTTCGTCCAATTTCTTCAACAGCGTTGCGTTCCACTTCAGAAGCGTCACCAGGAATACCAATAACAATCCTATCAATACTGGTCGTATCTTCTTCAGAGCCCATTTCCATAGCAAAAACTAAAAGTGCTTCAGCTTGTGCTACACTTTCAATAACACCTTTTCTTAAAGGTCTTACTGCCACAATGTCTTCAGGAGTTCTTCCCAGCATAGACTTTGCTTCTTCACCCACAGCTAGCACATAAGAAGGATCATCCTTTTTAACTGCTACAACTGAAGGAATTTTATATAAGTCAAATTTATCACCAGATGGTTTTGCTACCACAGTGTTAAGAGTACCTAAATCAATACCTAAAGTACTGGTAAGGGCTTTTTTTCTATCTTCTTGCTCTACCTTCTTTTTCCCAAATGAAAACATATTATTCCTCCTCTAAGATCTTATTAAATTCTACAACGAATACCTTGTTAGATTTGGCCACTTCATTGATTTTTTCAATATTTTTTTCCTCTACAGATATAAGAATCGTAGATAAACCCACGTCAGTCATTTTAAATAGTGGATCTACAACATCCCTAATAATTTGAGGTAAATGGTCAGTTAAATAAACATCAGTTTCAATAAAACCCGTAGTGGTATCTTCTAAAATAAAAGAGAATTCAATTTGGCCTTTTTCAGCATCACCTGCAAATTTCTTAATGGCATTATCTGGCCCAGCTAATAAAAGGAGATTTGGCTCATTTTTTACATAATACGGGGCAATTTTAAGATAAGCACCACCATTTTCTTTACAAATTAAACTTAATTCCCTTATTTTATCAGTATCCCCATATAACATAATAAAATCAAATTTTTTTCTTACAAATGACTCTTTTAAGTCCACATGTTCTCGGAACAAAATTTTAACCCGATCTTTAGAAGAAATAGCAGAGTATGCTACATTATTAACCATTTCTTCATTTCCAGCAATTACACACCAAATATTATCAGAACTTTGGGTGGTGGAAACCTGTGCTGCTTTTCGGAGAACTTTTATTTTACTTTCAATCATTAATACCACGCCTTTTGTTCATGGTAATCAATAAATATTTTATCGGTTATCACAAATTTACCAATTACAAAAATATTATATTCAAAATATATATCCTTTTCATAAATCAATTTATACTAATTAAAATGAATCCCTTTAGATTTAGTTGTTTTGACAATCGTTAATATAATTTGATTCATTTCCATTTATTAAGTATTAAATTTTAAGTATTAAATACCATTTAAATCAATCAAACCATTTAAATCATAGCAAATAAATCAATTAAATCCAATCTAATAATTAATTCATTTAAATAATCTAATTATTTATATTTATTCCCAAATGTATCCATATTTCTTATTTAATAGATAACATATTCGGCAAAAAATAATTTTTATCTATACTAAATATTCAACATATAATTATATATACTTTGATATGATAAAATATTGGCCGATTACTGATAGAAATGTGATTTTAGATGAAACTAGGATATGAATACAATTTTTTATTCACAAATCATCATAAAATAGCATATTCCCAAGAATTTGCTATAACTAAAAGATGTAAAAATAATATTTAAGATATAAATAACATTATTCATTAGATTTAAGATAATCTTTGCGAATTTAATTATTTTATTTTATTATATATTTATAATCCATAATTATATAATTAATAATCCATAATTCATTTCATTGATAAAAACAAATAATTAACTTGTAATTAGAAATGACCCTAAATATAATCTTCTTAAATAATTTAATAATTTATTAATATTTGTTTAAACAAATTAGTTTATTATATGACTTTTATTTAGTGCTGATTATTATAATAAGTCAGCACACATTTTCTGGTGATAAATAATGTTCGTTGAAGGAACTCTCAAAAAGGCAAGTATTTTCCTTACAATTTCAGTTTTACCATTTTTACTGGGTTATTTTTTAATCACCTTCTTTCTGTTCTCCATAATCGCATTTTTCATGCAATTTTTCAGAGACCCTAAAAGAAAAACCCCTCATGGCAAAGGCATTGTTGTCGCACCTGCCGATGGGAAAATTTTAACTGGAAAAATAGACCGTATTGACAATTTAGTATATGACGACCCACTTATGGATCTATTACTTGAAAAAAACGAAAAAGGAATTCTTATTAGTACGTTCATGTCCCCATTTGATGTTCATGTGAACAGAGTTCCTATTTCGGGTAGAGTAATTAATTCTAAGTATTGTCCGGGCAAATTTAAGATAGCTAGAAAAAGTGTTCTTACTGAAAATGAAAAAAATTTAATTGTAATAGAAACGGAGTATGGTAAGGTTGGTGTTATTCAAATTGCAGGATTTGTAGCTAGGAGAATTGTGCAATATGTTAATATAGGAGATTATGTAGAAATAGGGAGCAAAATAGGAATGATAAAGTTTGGATCTCGTGT includes:
- the rnhB gene encoding ribonuclease HII, which translates into the protein MKILGIDEAGRGPVLGPLVVCGAVIPQEKIAILERMGIKDSKKLTPSRRNVLARKIRKMADCHVVKITAQDIDNLRAKDVNLNEIEKIAMMKIINMAQADSVIIDSVDVDPARLTRQIKEVVGDEMDVMSEHGADDKYIPVAAASIVAKVERDIEIEKLNRQYKKMGGMGSGYPSDPRTKAFLQKFEYDELPDFVRKSWATVEKLKNKK
- a CDS encoding MotA/TolQ/ExbB proton channel family protein, giving the protein MIFDFFTSTFGTILEMFKNGGIITYIIAIIGIYGLITSLEKIHYLRKISKASTPQIINTVNDAMERGGSLEALKSIGHYQNPVSRIISEALKIGYRNKSEVEDAMERVFIVEMSVMTKGLSMLRTMIEIAPLLGLIGTVIGIWYTFKAMGIGGNSSGMAEGIYISLITTIAGLAVAITLLPLYSYITGLIEKEMDKIELAKKMTNWGYATVRLMVDTDIPCAVDALRDSEGIVNVKEINEPESNIWLAFKPSMLEKSINNIILEKCNASAEIVESKLKQ
- a CDS encoding biopolymer transporter ExbD translates to MAIDVDKYRKKLKGNNPRFNMVPFIDILFTILIFVIVTSSFQAADTSSSGKPQQTESMGPSDYYLIPVAGLETVTVNGVNVSNLIKDSSIAVHTRVIDEGEIIIKPKNKMIIITTPPGMSVNEAVKSPSNI
- a CDS encoding rod shape-determining protein; its protein translation is MFSFGKKKVEQEDRKKALTSTLGIDLGTLNTVVAKPSGDKFDLYKIPSVVAVKKDDPSYVLAVGEEAKSMLGRTPEDIVAVRPLRKGVIESVAQAEALLVFAMEMGSEEDTTSIDRIVIGIPGDASEVERNAVEEIGRKAGASYVLVISEGLSAAIGAGLPIAEAAGTMVIDIGAGSSDLVVISLGGITDIETIRWGGDDVDDNIVDQVKQKYEVEIGIHEAEKAKIKVGMVHSNADLEIETTSLIGKCMKTNKPKEIEVDSTMVANAAEPIVVKIVEALAAVLERLSPELISGVYNKTVVVGGTSQLKGLKERIFEEVGIPVEISNDPMTVVAKGAAIVAAEPRALEPEVRLKAMK
- a CDS encoding coenzyme F420-0:L-glutamate ligase, whose translation is MQIQLIGLTEIPLVNEGDNLQELILKSTNLQGITLNDGDILVVAETLISKAEGNFIDLESIVPSTKAMELAEKTGKDPKLVEAIIQESNEIIRVGPDFIVSETKHSFICANAGIDESNVDEGKATPIPINPDKSALQLRNNLENSTQKDLAVIISDTQGRPFREGAVGVAIGVSGINSLWNRQGEIDLYGRELQTTQIAVADELAASASLIMGQADEGIPVVIIKGYNNFNNLRNVVDGAKSLIRPKKFDAFR
- a CDS encoding archaetidylserine decarboxylase, giving the protein MFVEGTLKKASIFLTISVLPFLLGYFLITFFLFSIIAFFMQFFRDPKRKTPHGKGIVVAPADGKILTGKIDRIDNLVYDDPLMDLLLEKNEKGILISTFMSPFDVHVNRVPISGRVINSKYCPGKFKIARKSVLTENEKNLIVIETEYGKVGVIQIAGFVARRIVQYVNIGDYVEIGSKIGMIKFGSRVDLIVPEKNFEVMVKVGDRPKAAETIMGRFIKAD
- a CDS encoding IMP cyclohydrolase — translated: MYLGRILSVGNNDNGSYVAYRVSSRSFPNRMAKSFEDRVAIIPKEGHEKDVFVNPYIAYNCIKIVDDIAVVSNGSHTDVIADKISVGMNIRDALALSLMTMDYEKDDFNTPRIAGAVTKSGEAYIGIVTHENLIVEKVPEGESCYISTYEHIKPNKVEFEASNSQEASEFIMNKGKFEEFTNPVTSAAAFLGNKWELSSI